The Apium graveolens cultivar Ventura chromosome 3, ASM990537v1, whole genome shotgun sequence sequence TTTGGTAATTTCATGGATTCTTAACTCTGTTTCAAATGAAATTAGGAAAAGTATTGTTTATATGCATACTGCTCGTCAAATCTGGGAAGATCTTGCTATTAGATATTCACAAAACAACGTACCTCGATTGTTCAATATACGCAAAGAACTAGCATCTCTCACACAAGGCACACAATCAATTACTAGTTATTTCACATATTTTAGAGGTTTAATGGATGAACTGGAAAATCTAGCTCCTATACCTCGATGTTCTTGTTCTACACCTACTACCACATGTACTTGTGATCTGACTGTGAAGATTGTGAATTATGAGAAACAAATGAAACTAAGTCAGTTTTTGATGGGATTAAACGAGCAATTTACTGCTACGCGAGGTCAAATCCTGTTGATGTCTCCGTTACCTGATCTCAATCAAGCATATGCTATGCTTTTGCAAGACGAGAATCAACGTAGTCATGTGCAACCGATATCTTTGATGCCTGAACACTCAGCTATGAATGCAAGATTTATACATAACAATAATCAGAGGAAATCAGGTTCATTTAGACGTGATGATAGGAGGAATCCTGATACTGCTATTGAATGTGAATACTGTCACTTGTCTGGACACAATCGAGACAAATGCTTTGCTCTACATGGATATCCGGAGTGGCATCGTCTTCATGGCAAACCAAAGCCTAAGATTCGTGCATCTTCTACTAAGCAAAGTGCTGCTACTGTCATAATTGAATCTCCTAAAACAGATATGGTGCCTTCCTCTACTAATGTGTCTGATGAACTTTCCGAGTCACAGTGTCACCAATTGATTCAGATGTTGCAGTCTAAAATGAAAGCATCTCACTCAGTTCCCTCTTCTTCAGCTCCTTGGCTACATAACAGTACAAATCATGTGGCAGGTACTATGTATCTCTCTACTAATTCTGCCATATTTGCATCTCCTGTTCAATTTATCAATTCTGATTGCACCTGGATATTAGATTCAGGAGCTACACATCACATTACACCATTTCTTCATCTAGTCAGTAATATCAGACCTATGCAATCTGAACTTCATTTACCCAATGGAGAGGTATCTTCAGTTACTCACATAGGCACTATATGTTTGTCCAAACACATTACTCTACAAGATGTTCTCGTTGTCCCAAAATTTCAGTGCAATTTATTGTCTATCTCTCAACTTGCTCACAATTCTTCTTGTCATGTGCTATTTTCTTCTACTAAATGTGTCTTGCAGGACCCTGTATCGATGATGGAGATAGAGATTGGTAACCTCAGTGATGGTCTCTACAAATACACAACTTTTATCCCTCCTACTCATATCACTCCAGAGTCAGCTATTCTTTCAAATACTTGTCAGTTTAATACATCTGTGCTAACTAAATGGCATTGGAGGCTTGGACATCCATCCACAATTGTGCTAAGTCATATTCCTAGTATTTCAATACCTAAATCTTCTGTATTACCTGATTGTGAAATTTGCCACTTGTCAAAACATACTAGACTACCATTTCCAGTAAGGGATTCCAGAAGTAGTCATGtatttgatatcatcaattgtgATGTTTGGGGTCCTTATAAACATGTAACCCATGGTACTTGTAACAAATTTCTTACAATAGTGGATGATTTCTCTAAGAGTACATGGGTGTTTCTTTTGACTTCCAAATCTCAAGTATTTACTTTACTTGCAGATTTTATATCTTATGTTCACAATCAATTTCACACAACAATCAAGATCATAAGATCCGACAATGGGAGTGAATTCACTAATTCGAATCTCCATAGTCATCTGACTCACTTAGGCATTATTCATCAGTTTAGTTGCCCCCacacacctcagcaaaatggctCTGTCGAACGTAAACATCAGCATCTTTTGAATGTAGCTCGCGCACTTAAAATTCAAGCTAACTTTCCTATCTCTCTATGGGGTGACTGCATTCTTACTGCAGCTCATCTCATCAACATATTGCCCACTCCTGTGTTACAATATAAATCACCCTATGAGCTTTTGTTTAATAAAGCCCCTGATTACTCGACATTACGTGCGTTTGGTTGTTTATGttatatctccaatctttattcCATCCCTGATAAATTTGCTGCCAAGTCCATCAAATGTGTGTTTTTAGGATATCCATTTAACAAAAAGGGATATCGAGTCATGGATTTACAGACCAAGAAATGTTACATTTCCAGGGATATTATCTTTGTAGAAGATCAATTTCCCTTTCATACTTTGTCACACTCTACTACCGTTCCATGTGAAACTGCACCTATGTTCCCCATATCACCTTTTCATGAATTTCAGACTGACAATCCTCCTTCAGTTGTTATTCTGGATACTCTTGCTTCTCCACAACACTCCTCTTCTACATCTAACACCTCTACCCCTTCTGTTCCACCCTCTCCACTACCTATAGCTGTTACAAAACCTACTCGTGTCAAACAAATACCAGCTAAATTTAAAGACTATACAGGGTTGCCAGTCTCTTCTCGTTCTTCATCTGCAGGTCTGCTCTCAGGTATGCATCTCTCCAATACATGTAAATATCCTATTCAACATTACTTGTCATATACCGTTTTTACTTCCTCTTATTCTCGTTTCCTATGCAATTCTGCCTCCATTCCTATACCCTCTACTTTTAAACAAGCTGCCTCCGATTCTAACTGGCTTACAGCTATGAAGCTTGAAATTCATGCTATGGAAAGTACTAACACCTGGGAATTAGTACCCAGACCTTCTAATCAACACATTGTTGATTGTAAATGGCTTTTTAAAGTCAAGTATTTTCCAGATGGTCGTATTGACCGATACAAAGCCCGTTTGGTAGCTAAAGGCTTCACCCAAACGTATGGTCTTGACTACTTTGAAACATACGCCCCAGTTGCAAAGATGACAACTGTGCGTCTATTAATTGCTGTTGCAGCCTCTCAATCCTGGCCTATTACTCAACTGGATGTTATGAATGCTTTTCTCCATGGCGATCTTCATGAGGAAGTTTTCATGAGAGTGCCTCCGGGTTACTTCCAATTGTCCTCTATTCCTGCCATTAATGCAATTACAGACACTTCTGCTTGGGTCTGCAAACTGGTAAAATCTATCTATGGGCTTCGTCAGGCACCCCGATGCTGGTTTACGAAATTTTGTCACACGTTGGTTCAATACGGGTTTATCCAATGTCATGCTGATAATAGTTTATTCACCTTTCACTCTGGTCCTCAGTTTGTGGCCGTTTtagtctatgttgatgatatcctTATTACTGGTACTAGTAAGGATTTAATTCAGCATGTCATATCTCATATGGCTACCGCTTTTAAGGTCAAGGATTTGGGATCTTTACGATATTTTCTGGGCATTGAAGCTGCTCGTTCTACCGCTGGCATATATCTTCATCAACACAAATACACTCTTGATATCTTACATGACACAGGTCTTGCTGCTGCACGTCCCTCCAAAGTTCCACTTGATCAAAATCACCAATTGCATCTGTCTAAGAGCCCAGACTTGTCTGATGCTGATGTGTTCATTTATAGACGCCTTGTCGGATGTCTTATATACCTCACGGTCACTCGTCCTGACCTTGCCTATGCTGTGCAAGTTCTATCTCAGTTTATCTCCAAACCCAAGGTGGATCATCTTCAAGCAGCCTACAAGACTGTTAGGTACTTAAAGGCGTCTCCTGGTCAAGGACTGTTCATGGCTGCTAACACAAAACCAACTTTGACAGCTTTTTGTGACTCTGATTGGGGGGGCTGTCGTGTTTCTCGTCAATCTTTGACTGGTTACTGTATTTTATTTGGTCAATCTCTTATTTCCTGGAAGAGTAAGAAACAACACACGGTCTCTCGCTCAtctgctgaggctgaatatcgGTGTATGGCTGACACCTGCTGTGAATTATCCTGGCTTCTCTCACTGTTTCGCACGTTTGGTTACTTTGATCTTACTCCGGTTACCCTTTTCTGTGATAGTAAGTCTGCCCTATATATAGCTTCTAATCCCGTCTTTCATGAACGGACGAAGCATATCGACATTGATTGCCACATTGTGCGTGACAAACTACAACTCGGGGTTATTCAAACCCGTCATATTCCTTCTGCAGATCAGCCAGCCGATATGTTTACTAAATCACTGGCTGCTGGTACTCTCTCCAATCTTCTCTCCAAGTTGGGTGTTTGTAATCTATTTCAAACTCCCATCTTGAGGGGGGATGTTACAGATATAAGTCTCATATCAAAGGATAAGGAAGAAAAGGAAATGACAGCCTAGCAGCCACATCAGCAAGCTTGCATCTCTCATCTCACTCTTGTAACAGAATCAGTTAGAAAATATAGATACAGAGGCATTGTATAGTTGAATATAGACTAGTATAAATTCATCATCTCTGTACTCAGCAAGCTAAGCTGAAATATTATTTTGTTCATTACTTTGTTGTTCATCTTCAGCTTCAATTCTGCAACTTCAACATTTCTGTTAAAACTTATGTTTATGCTCTCTTACTTCCTATATCTTTGATGCATATTGTCATTGGTaagaaatttatttatttcattttagcagaagaaaaaaaaagaaaaatagatTAACTCTTAGTTCATTTTCTTGCTGATTAGTTCACTGGACCTCGGGAAAGATACTTGGAATTATAGATAAATGTTACTTACATTTCATACTTTTTTTAGTAATGGAGTCTTTTTTTTTCTCTAATTGCAACCTATCTATTGGATGAATTTTCTCCGGCAATAATTTTGATTAAGTTCGTTTGTCATGCTCTGTTAGTGATTATGTAAATGTACAACTTCAGTTGGAAAATTTAATGTTAGAGTTATTGAAGCAACATGAGTGGTCATTATCCTCAGTATGGAGAGGAACTGGTAATAGTCTTTAAGATGATATATTGGTATAATATGGTCCATCCTCACAATGTATTGTACATTTCAAAGTGAGTTTTTATGTTGTTTCCTCCCATATTAAAGACGATGACAGCCGACGAGTACTTTTCTCATACCTGTATTATTCGTTTTTAACAAATTTAGCTTATTGGTATCCTTCTTCTTTATTCGTAACTCCTTTTGCTCTTTCCTGGTTGCTGTAGAGGCATAATATTAGCTCTATATAATTGAGTTGTCTTTAGTAAGAAAGATGAATTCATATTCTTAAATTGAAATCCTCTGTGCAGGACCAAGATTCCTATAAAATTGCAGTGATGCCTGATCAAAGCACTACTATTCCTCCATGTGAAACAAAAAATTCTCTCTTAAATGGCTTAGAAGTTACTCAGCCATTGGAGCGTTCTCTGTCCTTGAATGCCGTTTTTTGTGGTCAAAACAAAGTTAAAGGGAATATGGGAAATGTAGATGTTAATTTTCCATGCATTGCTGCTGGGGATCTTGAGAAGGGAAGATCAGAGAAACCTAAAACCAAAACTGAACCTGTCGGAAATGGAGTGACTGAAAATCCTTCGAAGGTAAGCTGCATTCAAAACACTACATGTATAGTATGCTTTTCCTTTGATTAACATTCCTTATTGAGCTTAGTAGCGGTCTGGTTCACATGAGAACCTTAGCTTCTTGTATCAAGTTATGCTTTATGGAGTCTTTTTTTTTCCAGGCATCTTTTGTTTTTATACTTTATAATAAGTAGTTCATTATGACCTAAAAAATGTATGCATTTTGCAGAAGACAATGCAAAGACAAATTAGCATACAAATGGGAGACAAAATTATGCAGATGCTGATGGACAAGAACCTTGTATTGCCGAAGTTTGATTTTAGAGGTGCATGCTATTTTATAGTGCAGTCATGTGGTTAATCTGTATAAATCTCCATTTCCCTCTGAAAAATGAAAATTCCCTGTTCCGTGTTTTAGAATTTACATCTTAGATCTCCTTTTTTCTGTATATCCTGCTGAAGTTATTGCACACACCAAGTTCTTACTCCAACAGTAGTAATACTTTAGAAGTGCAAAGCTATCCTCCGTATCTATAATTTGTATGCTAAAACAACTCCTGCTGTTCCATTTCTCAGTTTTATAAATTTAGAAGTCTTCTTAAGACGTTAagttttataaatttataaaactGAGAAATGGAACACCATGTACATCCTTTACATGGTTGCTACGAACAAAACCCTTGTGAAAGATAACTAAGCATGTTTTCCTGGAGGATAACACATAACAAATTATAAGTTGTAAAGAAATTACACCTTGTAAAGTTTTATAGTTCTGAACCTTTCGACAGTTGTCAGGGGCCTACTTAAAATTTTCTTGTGGAACTAAGCAGTAATTGCACTCCTAAACTCTTATATTGAACCCAGAACAAAAGTTCAGGTACATTTCCTTGGTTTGCTTTAAttcttatatattttttatattttctgGAGAAAAAAATACAGTCGACCATATCTTATATCCTTTGTTGCATGAAACTTTCTGTATTTCTTCTTGTGTCATATTTATAAAGGCCATTGCTGGAATACCATAACCAATTCTCAAGTCAATCATTTTTGACATTTGGCTTACTTTACTCTTTTTGCCGATTTTTTTTCAAGAATGAGACAACAGCAACTTCGTATTTGCATACTTTATTCCTTTGTAACACATAAATTTCGCCATCATCATATTTTCCTTCTTTCCTCTATCCTATTTGCATAATTACAGTTTTAAGAAGATATACCAAAAACATTTCTAGAATGGCCTGTATGCATTTACCACTCGATTTTGACATATTTACGAAACTGTAATTATTCACAAAGTGGCACTTTTTATGATTTGGCAGATAAAACTGTTCATGAAAGAGTTCATGACATGCCAAATAACAGGCTGAGGAAATATAAGCGGTCTGCCTCATTCAATTCAAAAAAAGTTGTTCTCCTGTTCTCAGTATTGTAAGATTGCTACCGATCATATTATGTGTTATGCTTATTTTCTTAAATGT is a genomic window containing:
- the LOC141712750 gene encoding uncharacterized protein LOC141712750, with translation MHTARQIWEDLAIRYSQNNVPRLFNIRKELASLTQGTQSITSYFTYFRGLMDELENLAPIPRCSCSTPTTTCTCDLTVKIVNYEKQMKLSQFLMGLNEQFTATRGQILLMSPLPDLNQAYAMLLQDENQRSHVQPISLMPEHSAMNARFIHNNNQRKSGSFRRDDRRNPDTAIECEYCHLSGHNRDKCFALHGYPEWHRLHGKPKPKIRASSTKQSAATVIIESPKTDMVPSSTNVSDELSESQCHQLIQMLQSKMKASHSVPSSSAPWLHNSTNHVAGPCIDDGDRDW
- the LOC141712751 gene encoding uncharacterized protein LOC141712751 isoform X1; protein product: MRSYAAALHTNTSQSASTSSMATVIDINHPYYLSSSDHPGISLVTEVLTDSNYHQWSRSVKIALSAKLKLGFIDGTQQQPATTSPQFALWKRSNDLDQDSYKIAVMPDQSTTIPPCETKNSLLNGLEVTQPLERSLSLNAVFCGQNKVKGNMGNVDVNFPCIAAGDLEKGRSEKPKTKTEPVGNGVTENPSKKTMQRQISIQMGDKIMQMLMDKNLVLPKFDFRDKTVHERVHDMPNNRLRKYKRSASFNSKKVVLLFSVLSSLGTVILIFLTLRVRQLADGSLHG
- the LOC141712751 gene encoding uncharacterized protein LOC141712751 isoform X2, with product MAVNSCEQDQDSYKIAVMPDQSTTIPPCETKNSLLNGLEVTQPLERSLSLNAVFCGQNKVKGNMGNVDVNFPCIAAGDLEKGRSEKPKTKTEPVGNGVTENPSKKTMQRQISIQMGDKIMQMLMDKNLVLPKFDFRDKTVHERVHDMPNNRLRKYKRSASFNSKKVVLLFSVLSSLGTVILIFLTLRVRQLADGSLHG